Within Thermovirga sp., the genomic segment AGTGCTTCCTGGAATCCCTTGAAACCCAGTTTTACGGCGAGCCTGACCACCGTGGGTGTGCTGACCCTTGCCACCTCCGAGAGCTGAACGGAATTAAAGAAGGCTGATTTTTCCGGATTCTGATAAATATAACGAGCCAGGGCCATCTGCTGTCCGGTCAGGGTGTTCGAGAGGGCCGCAATCCTGTCCAGAGCGGAAAAGCGTTCTTCTTTTTTCAATTCTAACCTCTCATGAAAAATTTTCTTCATTTCGATATTACGAACAGGACCCTCGTTGTCAATGCTCTCACCTAAATTTATTCGCGAGGCAACCAATGCCTGCCACTCGAATTCTTACGGGAGACAACGGGCACTCTCTTCTTCTCCGAAGAGGCTTCCTATTTCCCGAGGATGACTGCACAGATGCCCCTCACGGAGAGAGGTTTTCTTTTTTCGATGGGGTATATGTGGAGGGCGGTCCCCGCGTAGTCGTAGGGGGGGGACATTCGGCGGAGTTGAAGTAAAATGAACGGAAGCGCACCTTCGGAAGGAGGATGATCGGCTTGGGCGCTATCATCGGTTACCTCAACTTCGATTGGCTCGTAGGCCCAGCGGTGATAAAGGTCCTTTACTTTATTGGAGCTTTCGTTATGCCCTTTCTGGCCTGGCTCGTTTTGCGGAGGGTCCGCTCACGATATCCCCAGTCAGCACGATTCTTTTCAGCATTGGTGGAGAAGACGGGGAAGGACCCGAGGGCCTGGCTTTTGTTTGCCCTGGCCGTAGTCGTCCTGGAGATGATCTGGAGGGTGGTCTGCGAATATTTTATCGCCTGTCTCCAGATCAGCCAGACCCTGGAGTACCTCGCGAACTGACCCGCCGGTTGAGCTGTCCTCAAACCGGGAATCCACGGGAGACCTGTCTTGTTTCCCGCCAGGAACCGCGTCAGGCTCTGTCCTGCCTTATCCGGTTGACCACTTCGCGGCAGAACCGCCTGTAAGCATCGGCGCCCGTAGAACCGTTGTCGTGATCGAAGATCGATTTGCCGCGGGAGGGGGCCTCCTTCAGTTTCACATTGATCCTGATCTCAGTGTTGAAAACAAGCCTTCCGAACCTGTCCCTTATCATTCCACCGATATCCCTGGTCACCCTGACACGGTAATCGGCCAGGGTCACGACTATACCTAGCACTTCCGCTGCCTCGCCGATCCCTTCCCTGGTCCTTTCCACGGCTTCCATCAGGTTGAGAAGTCCCTCGAAGCCGAGGTAATCGGGTGTCACAGGGAGGATCAGGTAATCCGACGAAGTCAGGGCGTTGACCGTCAGGAGTCCCAGCGACGTGGGGCAATCAATGACGATAAAATCATACTCGTCCGCGGCCGGCCACAGAATAGAGCGGAGAATGAACTCCCTATCCTCCACGTCAGCCAGGAAGACGTCGGTGGAGACTAAGTCCATGGACCCGGCAAGGAGGTCGAGTCCCGGAATGTAGGAGCCCTTGACCGCCTCTTCGATGGGAAGTCCTTCCAGCATGGCTTCGGCCGTTCCCGGATGGAGGTCCTCCCTTTCCAGGCCAAGGGAGCGGGAGGCCGAACCCTGGCCATCGAGGTCCACCAGGAGGACTTTCTTCCCGTCCCTGGCGAGTTGGGCTGAAAGGTTCACCGCCGTAGTGGTTTTTCCTACGCCACCCTTGTTGTTGACCAGGGAGAGGATTACTTTCTCATTTCCCGAACCGGCCATGGGCTGTCTCCTCCTTTTTTGCATCTCCGTGGGTCACTCCGCGGCGTTGCCATCTGGGGGGATCAACGCCGGTGATTTCAAAATATTATCTTGCGATAAAAGAGTCAACCCCGGAAGAAAAAAACCGGGGGGCAAGCCCCCCGGTCCAGACCCTTCAAAATTTTTTTGAAAGATTATTCGAACTCCTTGAGCATCTTGGCGAAGTCCTCTTCCCTACCCTTGAGGATGTGATAAACATGCTCGTCGGCGGGGAAAACACCTTGCTTCACATCACTGATGTATTCCTTAAAAGCGGCGATCTCTATCTCGGCGACGTCGGCGTATTTCTTGACAAACTTCGGTGTGAAGGCCTGGAACAGACCAAGCATGTCACCGCAGATGATGAGCTGACCATCGCAGGGGGCCCCGGCACCGATGGAGTAAACGGGAATGTCCAGCTTCTTCCAGATGTACTCGGTAAGTTCCGGTGGAACAGCCTCAAGGAGCAGCGCATAGGCACCCGCCTCCTGAACGGCTAGAGCGTCCTTGATGAGTTCCCGGGCGCTTTCCGGATCGCGACCCTGGGCCTTGAATCCTCCCAGCTGTCCAGAGCTCTGGGGTGTAAGGCCGATGTGACCCATGACCTGGATGCCCGCGTCGGTGATCGCCCTGATGCGTCCCGTTACGCGCCTGCCCCCTTCCAGCTT encodes:
- a CDS encoding DUF4282 domain-containing protein, with the translated sequence MIGLGAIIGYLNFDWLVGPAVIKVLYFIGAFVMPFLAWLVLRRVRSRYPQSARFFSALVEKTGKDPRAWLLFALAVVVLEMIWRVVCEYFIACLQISQTLEYLAN
- a CDS encoding ParA family protein; amino-acid sequence: MAGSGNEKVILSLVNNKGGVGKTTTAVNLSAQLARDGKKVLLVDLDGQGSASRSLGLEREDLHPGTAEAMLEGLPIEEAVKGSYIPGLDLLAGSMDLVSTDVFLADVEDREFILRSILWPAADEYDFIVIDCPTSLGLLTVNALTSSDYLILPVTPDYLGFEGLLNLMEAVERTREGIGEAAEVLGIVVTLADYRVRVTRDIGGMIRDRFGRLVFNTEIRINVKLKEAPSRGKSIFDHDNGSTGADAYRRFCREVVNRIRQDRA
- the panB gene encoding 3-methyl-2-oxobutanoate hydroxymethyltransferase; translation: MAKKKGRLEFIQMKQAGDLAAWITAYDFPTASFAEAAGMDMILVGDSLGMVVLGYEGTVPVTMEDCIRHSQAVRRGAPNTFCIGDMPFLSYQVSDEDAVLNAGRFLKEADMDAVKLEGGRRVTGRIRAITDAGIQVMGHIGLTPQSSGQLGGFKAQGRDPESARELIKDALAVQEAGAYALLLEAVPPELTEYIWKKLDIPVYSIGAGAPCDGQLIICGDMLGLFQAFTPKFVKKYADVAEIEIAAFKEYISDVKQGVFPADEHVYHILKGREEDFAKMLKEFE